A DNA window from Gorilla gorilla gorilla isolate KB3781 chromosome 19, NHGRI_mGorGor1-v2.1_pri, whole genome shotgun sequence contains the following coding sequences:
- the BORCS6 gene encoding BLOC-1-related complex subunit 6, which yields MESSRGRPGPETDLLAVAEHQALVFGGGPGRTSSEPPAGLRVSGEEEAENVGGANRHPRTSPKTSSCGVVHRPEREALENEPGPQGTPSGAGSRRGAPGAEHEPSLSSRHKNPAPPEGKPASGRDCRRGGPGGGMDVEQQEEEDNDEEAAAGSRAGRSFSSRLQDSRSLDGLSEACGGAGSSGSAESGAGGGRRATISSPLELEGTVSRHGDLTHFVANNLQLKIRLSGAPPPPPSAPARPCPAPAPTPTPAIPPIDPEVLRDLERLSRELGGRVDRLLRGLGGAVQELTALSVGCIQTYRDAVDSLGEAVDMSIKGMYTLLARCEELERALQPVQGLARQVRDIRRTLEVLEALCK from the coding sequence ATGGAGTCGTCTCGGGGGCGGCCCGGGCCCGAGACGGACCTTCTGGCTGTAGCGGAACATCAGGCCCTAGTCTTTGGCGGCGGGCCGGGCCGAACGTCCTCTGAGCCGCCCGCAGGCCTCCGGGTGTCCGGGGAGGAAGAGGCCGAGAACGTTGGGGGCGCGAACCGCCACCCCAGGACGTCCCCGAAGACGTCAAGCTGCGGCGTCGTCCACCGGCCGGAACGGGAGGCTCTGGAGAACGAGCCCGGCCCTCAAGGGACGCCGTCTGGGGCCGGGAGCCGCAGGGGGGCGCCGGGTGCAGAGCACGAACCTTCCCTGTCCTCCCGGCACAAGAACCCGGCGCCGCCCGAGGGCAAGCCCGCCTCCGGGAGGGACTGCCGTCGAGGGGGACCAGGCGGCGGGATGGATGTTgagcagcaggaggaggaagacaaCGACGAGGAGGCGGCCGCAGGCAGCAGAGCCGGCCGCTCGTTCTCCAGCCGTCTTCAGGACAGCCGCAGCCTGGACGGGCTGAGCGAGGCGTGCGGTGGTGCCGGGTCCTCAGGGAGTGCCGAGTCCGGCGCGGGCGGCGGACGCCGCGCCACCATCTCCAGTCCCCTGGAGCTCGAAGGCACAGTGAGCCGCCACGGCGACCTTACCCACTTTGTCGCCAACAACCTGCAACTCAAGATCCGTCTGAGCGGCGCCCCTCCACCCCCGCCTTCTGCCCCTGCGCGGCCCTGCCCAGCGCctgcacccacacccacaccGGCCATTCCCCCCATCGACCCCGAGGTGCTGCGGGATCTGGAGCGGTTGAGTCGTGAGCTGGGAGGCCGGGTGGACCGTCTGCTTCGCGGTCTGGGTGGCGCGGTGCAGGAGCTGACGGCGCTGAGCGTGGGTTGCATCCAGACCTACCGCGATGCTGTGGACTCCTTAGGTGAAGCCGTGGACATGAGCATCAAGGGCATGTACACCCTGCTGGCGCGCTGCGAGGAGCTGGAGCGGGCTCTGCAGCCGGTTCAGGGGCTGGCGCGCCAAGTCCGGGATATCCGACGTACTCTGGAGGTGTTGGAGGCCCTGTGCAAGTGA